The nucleotide sequence GAATCATGCCAGAACCTGATAGATCTCCCATCACCTAAGAGCCAGCAAGAATTCTCCATCATAGTATTCCATTTACATTTAACAGTAGACCAAATGGAGGAAAAAATGTGGTGAGTAATTGTTTTGTCATTTCTGAATACTCTTCTAAGAAGAAGCTTTGACCAGTCTTCATTGGAATGAACCATGTCCCAACATAACTTAAGATTAGTGGCCTGATTTAGAGTTATCCAAGATCTCACTCCTAGGCCTCCCTGAGCAGTTGGTTTACAAAGCTTTTTCCAAGCTACATTTACTAATTTACTTTTGTGAATATCTCCACTCCATATGAATTTTCTGATTGTAGCTTCTAAGTCTTTCAACAAGGAGACTGGCCAATGATAGATTGAGATGGTGTGAACTAGCAtactcaaaacaacttatttgacaagcTGAATTCTACCTGTAATAGACAATAAAGAAGCTTTTCATGCAGATAGCTTAGCTTTCACTTTATCTGCTACTGGCTGAAGATATCTAGCTATAGGCTTACCTTTGAAGATTGGAACCCCAAGATAATTGAAAGGCAGGGTACCAACATTGAAACCAACTAAATTAACAATATGTTGCAGTCTAGAATTATTGATTCCTCTTGAGTATAAAGTTGAGTTACTGGTGTTAATAATCTGACCTGAGGCTTGAGCATATCTGGTGAAGGTATGAATCAAAGCATTGATGCAGGAAATCTTCCCtttataaaaaatcattatatcGTCTGCGTACAAGGTGTGAGACAGAATATTAACATGTCTAGTTCCCTTCATTAATTCCAACTTTCCCTCCTCCACTAGCTTGGTAATGCTTCTCCTAAGCACATCTTCAGCAAGACAAAAAAGAATAGGGGACAAGGGATCTCCTTGTCTCACCCCTCTAGCACAGTGAAAGCATCCATGCTGGGCACCATTAATTGAGATTGAAAGAGTTGCTGACTTTAAAATTGTTTCAATCCTATTGCAGAACTTTGTACAAAATAAGTAATATTCACATACAAGATAAATACCCATAAAAGCAAAGGACAATTAAGTAATATTCACATACAAAATAAACACGTTAACTACACTACCAACCTTTCTCAATATTAGTGAAATTAGTCAAAGAgacttatactccctccgtctctaaaTTATAGTCTGTTTAAGGTTTGTGCAtgattattaaggaaatgattacTTGTGTTGATtccaatggtaaaattaatatcatttactaaaataccgttattaattgtagttagtgtaATAGTAAGgttgaatgaaattcaataaataagagtataataatggaaaaacataataaatgctGCATTGATAGTCTAAAAcgacaattattttaagaaaaagagaaaatgttaaagagacaattatttatcgtgagacggagggagtaataaggTACAATGAGAGTACATAATAGTAACATAATTAGTGTTTGAAACTCACTTAGTTTGACCTTATGGTGTTGGCGTAAGATCTTAGAGTAAGTTCATCTCAATGTTTCATATTCGATTCTTCCAATTTCAATATGAGAGGAATAGTTTGacttcttacaaaaaaaaaacataattaatatttgagaatttttatgcTACTTTTCTACTTTTCTTTTACATTCTCTCGTATAAACtactccttccgttttaaaatgagtgtcgttttaggtgtttacatacatattaaaaaatgcaatgattaaaagaaagagaatggttattttaccaaattatccttattaactattggttagttttaaaagtaatactttggaagtagcGTGCAAAGTATTAATTGGacggtacaattgaaaagaaaaaattattattgcattggaaactgaaagtgacattcattttgaaacaatttttttttgctaaagcgacactcattttgaagcggagggagtattttttttactaatattgagtttcttttgttgaagtaaaacttgtttttttttttttttgtggtgttcaAGATTCGAACCCTGTCCatgaccttgcatatattatggtttgtccttaccaactgagttaagttcacagGGACCAAGTAAAACTTGTTTGATCACAAATccaaaaattttatttgagcAGAATACatgaatgaaataaaagaaaatgtatactaaatatttatttttaaaataaataattggttttttttacagaaaaataattaattcatatatatatttcatctgtgtgtttaaatcatttattaatttaaattttttgaggaaaaatcatttatatatttatgattgTACCCAAGCAAACATAGCCAAGGGACCACGTTCTAGGGACcccaataataataaatttaggaGGAAAAAAAGAATCTAGAAGAGAAAATGCGTCTTACTGATTGGTCTGACCATCTCCACTCTGAACCTTTGTCAAACCGTGTAAAACCTTTCCAAATCAAACATTAGAAAAAATATCAGAAAATTGCTACATACTTTCTTGGTCTTTTCCTCAAACCATTCCTTACTTCATGTCTTTTCTAATAAGTTATCTTCCCAAATAATGTCTTCTTTGCAACAAACAATTATATCATTCACAATCATCTCAACTTCTCTATTGTAGATTCTCTCCCCAGTTTGGAACTTCTGTGAGGTAAGGTAAGTCTACCACTCTCTTCAAGATTGTTACAAGTGACTTGCTGTATAAATATAATGTCTCTTTAGTTAGTCATTTGATTATGTCGTTTCGATTTCTATCTAGTTGCTTGTTTTTAGTTTGCAATCTAGACAACATTATCCTTAGCATGATAAATTATAGTTGCTGCAATCTCAAAGTGAAGTATAGAATTTACTAGTACACTTATGTAAAATTATATATGGAAAATTGTTTCTAAGTATTATGAATTAAAtacttaatttgttttttttttttttacaagaaatacTTAATTTGTTAAATGACTTATTCTAGAATTAATGGACTGGTGcagaatattttttatactcTACAAGAGGATTGATTTATAGGAATTTGATTCCAGAGAAGAGATACAATTGGCAGGTGTATAAATTTTTACCATGGTAGGATTGGAACTTATACCAATAGGTACAATATTAACTGTGGTAACAAGCCAAGTCTTGAGAACTGCTCATGCAGCAGCTGATGTTCTTATTGGAAAAGAGAGTTTCAAGGCACTTTCGAAATACCTATTTGATATTGAGCCGGTACTCAAGGAACTACAGCTTCAAGAATTGAACGATTCTCAACCTGCTAGAGTTGCTCTAGAGTCCCTTGAAGCAGATGTTAAAAGGGCGAATAATATGGTTGAGAAGTACAAGAACCGCGGCCGTTTCTACTTGCTAGTTAAATGCCGGTCCATAGTCGAGGAAGTTGAGCAAGTTACAAGGGATATTGGAAGGTCTCTGGCTGCACTGTctattgcaaatactgaagtgCTATCGAGAATTTCTGATCAGGTTGATAGACTACAAGGTGAGATGCAAAGGGTTGAGTTCGAGGCTTCACAGTCTCAGCTTGAAATTGTTGACAAGTTGAACCAAGGACTAAGAGATCAGAAACAGGACCAGGCTTTCGCAAATGACATACTTGAGGAGATTGCAAGGGCAGTTGGCGTGCCGGTGGAACCGTCCGAGATAGGAAAAGAGTTGGCCAGCATTaggaaggaaaaagaagaagctGCAAATAGGAAAGAAAAAGCCGAATTTGTTTTCTTGGAGCAGATCATTAAGTTACTTTCTAGAGCCGATGCAGCAAGGGATTATGAAGAAGTTAAGAATCAATACTTTGAAAGGGTTCAGGTGATAGAGAGATATGATTCAAGGGAAAAATATATCCAACCTCTTAAGTCTTTCCTTTGCCGCATAAACGGAGCTGTTATGGTTGATCCTGTTAGCCTTTCCACTGGCACTACATGTGAGAGATCAGCTATTGAAAGTTGGTTTTATGATGGAAACAGAACAGATCCAGAAACACAAGAGGTTCTTGAAGATACTAGCTTAAGGTCTAACATTCCACTAAGACAATCGATCGAAGAGTGGAGAGAACTCAATTATTGTCTTTTGATAAGGTCTATCCGGGAAAATTTGTCGTTAAATTCTAATCTGAAAGAATCCCTGAGCCAAATGCAGGCTCTAATAGCTGAAAATTCTATTAACAAGGATTGGATCTCTATTGGGGAGGTTACTGATACCGTTATCTCGATCCTTGGGAACTCTAATGACAGAGaagtgaagatgaagattttgaTCACTTTGAAGGATGTTGTAGAGGGGCATGCAAGAAACAAggtaaacatgtttttttttttttttttttttctttctttcttgccACTGAGAATTAGTATTCATGATTACTCACTatactttattatttatatgttaaaCGTGCAATCGCGGGGACTAATTTAAATTCAACATTTGCATAAAAATGTAATAGGAGAAACTCGCTGAATCTCAAGGATGGGATCATATTATTTCGTGCTTGGAAAGCAACTCTAACATTTCCAAGGCAGCAATTGATTTGTTACATGAGTTGCTTCAAGAAAGATCTGGTTGGAATCAATGTTTTTGCAAAAAACTTTCTGAGAACGACACTGCAGTTTTTAACCTTGTAACCCTTGTGAAGGACCCTGGAAACGATTCAGCAGAGCTGGCGATGAAAATTTTGATGGAGctttttgaaataaatgaaaACAGCATTGTCACTGCTGCTAATTGTGGCTGGTATAAGCCACTAGCTGATCGCATGATTCGAGGTAAGAAGGTTGAATGTTTTCTTGTTGTAACATGTTTATCGTCATGAGATGAATGGTTTTCATTATGTTGAAGATAGTATGGCAtgtctataagctgttttcagcttaattCTATAAGTTTGTCAGGATAGCTtacgaaaacaacttattatatgaacacaatttgacttcttttttttaatataaattgcaTATACATAATCACTTATATGCCATTCCCTAGGGTCATAGTAGATTATATAGTTAACTATTCTGCTGCTTCTTCTCTTCTCAGGACCTGATTCAAGAATGTCAATGGCAAAAGCCATAGTTAATTTGGAGTTGGATGATTTAAACTTGATGCAACTTGGAAAGGAAGGAGTTATAACTCCTTTGATAGAAATGCTGTCTGGCAGTATCGAATCGAAAGACCTTTCATTATCAGCTCTGGTTAAACTAGCTGGATCTCATCCCAACAAGGGAATCATTGCTTCATCTGGGGGTGTTCCTCTTATTCTAGGTTTAATGTTCTCTCCTCGGACAAGGTCATTCATTACAATTAAATGCTCCGAAATCCTCGAGAAACTTTCTTCTTCTGACGATGGAATTGATTTCTTTACTGATGGAGAAGGGAAACAACTTGAGTTAGattcaattatcaccaaatTGCTAGTTTTGCAACAGAGTTCCAACTCAGGCCACAATCTCCGTAAGCCCACCCTACGCGCTCTTCTTGGCATTTGCAAGTTCGAgactggtttagtgaagaaagCAATTCTTGCAGCCAATGGTGTATCTCTGATTCTTCCACTTCTTGATGATTCTGACTCAGAAGTCCGAGAGACTGCAATAAACCtgctctttcttttctctcagCATGAACCAGAAGGAGTAGTTGAATACCTTTTCAAGCCTAGAAGGCTAGAAGCTTTGATTGGATTCCTCGAGAACGACGACAATGATAACGTACAAATGGCTGCAGCTGGCTTACTAGCTAACCTACCAAAATCCGAACGAGAACTAACTACAAAGTTGATTGAAATGGGAGGACTTGATGCAATCATAAGCATTTTAAAAACAGGCAAAATGGAAGCAAAAGAAAATGCTCTCAGTGCACTCTTCAGGTTCACAGATCCTACAAATATCGAGTCACAACGCGATTTGGTTAAACGTGGAATATATCCTTTGCTTGTTGATTTTCTCAATACAGGTTCAGTCACTGCAAAGGCAATTGCAGCAGCTTTCATCGGAGATCTTTCTATGAGCACGCCAAAGCTCACAGTTATTTCCAAACCAAACGGTTGCTGGTTTTTCAAATCATCGCGCGTTCCTTTATGTGCAGCTCATGATAGCGTCTGCAGTGTGACCACAACATTTTGTCT is from Medicago truncatula cultivar Jemalong A17 chromosome 1, MtrunA17r5.0-ANR, whole genome shotgun sequence and encodes:
- the LOC25484466 gene encoding U-box domain-containing protein 44, producing MVGLELIPIGTILTVVTSQVLRTAHAAADVLIGKESFKALSKYLFDIEPVLKELQLQELNDSQPARVALESLEADVKRANNMVEKYKNRGRFYLLVKCRSIVEEVEQVTRDIGRSLAALSIANTEVLSRISDQVDRLQGEMQRVEFEASQSQLEIVDKLNQGLRDQKQDQAFANDILEEIARAVGVPVEPSEIGKELASIRKEKEEAANRKEKAEFVFLEQIIKLLSRADAARDYEEVKNQYFERVQVIERYDSREKYIQPLKSFLCRINGAVMVDPVSLSTGTTCERSAIESWFYDGNRTDPETQEVLEDTSLRSNIPLRQSIEEWRELNYCLLIRSIRENLSLNSNLKESLSQMQALIAENSINKDWISIGEVTDTVISILGNSNDREVKMKILITLKDVVEGHARNKEKLAESQGWDHIISCLESNSNISKAAIDLLHELLQERSGWNQCFCKKLSENDTAVFNLVTLVKDPGNDSAELAMKILMELFEINENSIVTAANCGWYKPLADRMIRGPDSRMSMAKAIVNLELDDLNLMQLGKEGVITPLIEMLSGSIESKDLSLSALVKLAGSHPNKGIIASSGGVPLILGLMFSPRTRSFITIKCSEILEKLSSSDDGIDFFTDGEGKQLELDSIITKLLVLQQSSNSGHNLRKPTLRALLGICKFETGLVKKAILAANGVSLILPLLDDSDSEVRETAINLLFLFSQHEPEGVVEYLFKPRRLEALIGFLENDDNDNVQMAAAGLLANLPKSERELTTKLIEMGGLDAIISILKTGKMEAKENALSALFRFTDPTNIESQRDLVKRGIYPLLVDFLNTGSVTAKAIAAAFIGDLSMSTPKLTVISKPNGCWFFKSSRVPLCAAHDSVCSVTTTFCLLEANALPGLIKLLHGEVHATAYEAIQTLSTLVLEEHPQRGARLLHEKNAMRPLLEILTWGSESLKAEALGLLEKVFVSKEMVEYYGTTARSRLICLTGSNIYGDGHLRRKVAKVLSLLERYSKSSSSAISGVLE